A single genomic interval of Streptococcus oralis subsp. dentisani harbors:
- the obgE gene encoding GTPase ObgE: MSMFLDTAKIKVKAGNGGDGMVAFRREKYVPNGGPWGGDGGRGGNVVFVVDEGLRTLMDFRYNRHFKAESGEKGMTKGMHGRGAEDLRVRVPQGTTVRDAETGKVITDLIEHGQEFIVAHGGRGGRGNIRFATPKNPAPEISENGEPGQERELQLELKILADVGLVGFPSVGKSTLLSVITSAKPKIGAYHFTTIVPNLGMVRTQSGESFAVADLPGLIEGASQGVGLGTQFLRHIERTRVILHIIDMSASEGRDPYEDYLAINKELESYNLRLMERPQIIVANKMDMPESQENLEDFKKKLAANYDEFEELPAIFPISGLTKQGLAPLLDATAELLDKTPEFLLYDESDMEEEAYYGFDEEEKAFEISRDDDATWVLSGEKLMKLFNMTNFDRDESVMKFARQLRGMGVDEALRARGAKDGDLVRIGKFEFEFVD, encoded by the coding sequence ATGAGTATGTTTTTAGATACAGCCAAGATCAAGGTCAAGGCTGGTAATGGTGGCGATGGTATGGTTGCCTTTCGCCGTGAAAAATATGTCCCGAATGGCGGTCCTTGGGGTGGCGATGGCGGACGTGGTGGTAACGTTGTTTTCGTTGTAGACGAAGGCTTGCGTACCTTGATGGATTTCCGCTATAACCGTCATTTTAAGGCCGAATCAGGTGAGAAAGGGATGACCAAAGGAATGCATGGACGTGGTGCAGAAGATCTTCGTGTTCGTGTACCACAGGGGACTACTGTACGTGATGCGGAAACAGGTAAAGTCATTACAGACTTGATTGAACATGGTCAAGAATTTATCGTTGCTCATGGCGGTCGTGGCGGTCGTGGGAATATCCGTTTTGCAACACCAAAAAATCCTGCACCTGAGATTTCTGAGAATGGGGAGCCAGGTCAAGAACGTGAGTTGCAACTGGAATTGAAGATTCTAGCGGATGTCGGCTTGGTCGGTTTCCCATCTGTTGGAAAGTCCACTTTGCTTAGTGTCATTACTTCAGCTAAACCAAAAATCGGCGCCTACCACTTTACGACAATTGTGCCAAATTTAGGTATGGTTCGTACCCAATCAGGTGAATCCTTTGCAGTAGCTGATTTACCAGGTTTGATTGAAGGGGCTAGTCAGGGAGTCGGTCTGGGAACTCAGTTCCTCCGTCACATCGAGCGTACACGTGTCATCCTTCATATTATTGATATGTCAGCTAGCGAAGGCCGTGATCCATATGAGGACTACCTAGCGATCAATAAAGAGCTGGAGTCATACAATCTTCGCCTCATGGAGCGTCCACAGATCATCGTAGCCAACAAGATGGACATGCCTGAAAGTCAGGAAAATCTTGAAGACTTCAAGAAAAAATTGGCGGCAAACTACGACGAGTTTGAAGAACTTCCAGCAATCTTCCCTATTTCTGGTTTGACTAAGCAAGGTTTGGCGCCTCTTTTGGATGCGACAGCTGAATTGTTAGATAAGACTCCTGAGTTCTTGCTCTATGACGAGTCTGATATGGAAGAAGAAGCTTACTATGGCTTTGATGAGGAAGAAAAGGCCTTTGAAATTAGCCGCGACGATGATGCTACATGGGTACTTTCTGGTGAAAAACTCATGAAACTCTTTAACATGACCAACTTTGATCGTGATGAGTCTGTCATGAAGTTTGCTCGTCAGTTACGTGGTATGGGGGTTGACGAAGCACTTCGTGCGCGTGGAGCCAAGGATGGAGATCTGGTCCGAATTGGTAAATTTGAGTTTGAATTTGTAGACTAG
- a CDS encoding DUF4044 domain-containing protein gives MAFGDNGKRKKTMFEKVTLFVVLIMLFVTLAGIFATALGAFSRF, from the coding sequence ATGGCTTTTGGAGATAATGGAAAACGTAAAAAAACAATGTTTGAAAAAGTAACGCTTTTTGTCGTGCTAATTATGTTGTTTGTAACCCTTGCTGGTATCTTTGCGACAGCGCTTGGAGCTTTTAGCAGATTCTAA
- a CDS encoding PspC domain-containing protein — MAKKFMRSGRDQKIGGVCAGVAHYFDIDPTIVRVIWGVLAFCYGAGVLAYLILWVIAPVSSEY, encoded by the coding sequence ATGGCAAAAAAATTTATGAGAAGTGGTAGGGATCAAAAAATTGGAGGCGTTTGCGCAGGTGTAGCCCACTATTTTGATATTGACCCTACTATTGTCCGTGTGATTTGGGGCGTTCTTGCCTTTTGTTATGGGGCAGGGGTACTTGCTTACTTGATTTTATGGGTAATTGCACCTGTTTCTAGCGAATATTAA
- a CDS encoding glycosyltransferase family 4 protein → MRIGLFTDTYFPQVSGVATSIRTLKTELEKQGHAVFIFTTTDKDVNRYEDWQIIRIPSVPFFAFKDRRFAYRGFTKALEIAKQYQLDIIHTQTEFSLGLLGIWIARELKIPVIHTYHTQYEDYVHYIAKGMLIRPSMVKYLVRGFLHDVDGVICPSEIVRDLLSKYKVKVEKRVIPTGIELAKFERPEIKEENLTALRSKLGIKEDEKMLLSLSRISYEKNIQAVLNAFVEVLKEEDKVKLVVAGDGPYLDSLKEQAVKLQIQDHVIFTGMIAPSETALYYKAADFFISASTSETQGLTYLESLASGTPVIAHGNPYLDNLISDKMFGTLYYGEHDLAGAILEALIATPDMNEQKLADKLYEISAENFGKRVHEFYLDAMISNKFEQELRGDEPMTQRFLKTILYLPQQAVSAPVKESKRILKASKKQLSSIRDYWRD, encoded by the coding sequence ATGCGAATTGGTTTATTTACTGACACCTATTTCCCTCAGGTTTCCGGGGTTGCGACTAGTATTCGGACTTTGAAAACTGAGCTTGAAAAGCAGGGGCATGCAGTTTTTATCTTTACAACGACTGATAAAGACGTGAACCGATACGAGGATTGGCAAATTATTCGAATTCCGAGTGTCCCTTTCTTTGCGTTTAAGGATCGACGATTTGCCTACCGAGGTTTTACAAAGGCGCTTGAAATTGCCAAGCAGTATCAACTTGATATCATTCATACCCAGACAGAATTTTCACTAGGTTTGCTTGGGATTTGGATTGCAAGAGAATTGAAAATTCCTGTTATCCATACCTACCATACTCAGTACGAAGACTATGTACATTACATTGCTAAGGGCATGCTAATTCGTCCGAGTATGGTAAAATATTTGGTGCGTGGCTTCCTTCATGATGTAGATGGCGTGATTTGCCCTAGTGAGATTGTTCGTGACCTTTTATCTAAATACAAAGTCAAGGTTGAAAAGCGTGTCATCCCAACTGGAATTGAGTTGGCTAAGTTTGAACGACCTGAGATTAAGGAAGAGAATTTAACTGCTCTTCGATCTAAGCTTGGGATTAAAGAAGACGAGAAAATGCTGCTGAGCCTTTCACGTATTTCTTATGAGAAGAATATCCAAGCAGTCCTAAACGCCTTTGTTGAGGTATTGAAAGAAGAAGATAAGGTGAAGTTGGTTGTTGCTGGAGATGGTCCTTATCTGGACAGTCTGAAGGAACAAGCAGTGAAATTGCAGATCCAAGATCATGTGATTTTTACTGGTATGATTGCTCCAAGTGAGACAGCCTTATACTATAAAGCGGCTGATTTCTTTATCTCTGCATCCACTAGTGAAACCCAAGGCTTGACTTATCTAGAGAGTCTAGCCAGTGGAACGCCTGTTATCGCTCATGGCAATCCTTATCTGGATAATCTGATCAGTGACAAAATGTTTGGAACCCTCTACTATGGAGAGCACGATCTTGCAGGTGCAATCTTGGAGGCCTTGATCGCCACTCCAGATATGAATGAGCAGAAGTTGGCTGACAAGTTGTATGAGATTTCGGCTGAGAATTTTGGGAAACGAGTTCATGAGTTTTATCTCGATGCGATGATTTCAAATAAATTTGAGCAGGAACTACGTGGCGACGAACCCATGACACAGCGATTCTTAAAAACTATTTTGTACCTACCTCAGCAGGCTGTTTCAGCTCCAGTTAAAGAGTCCAAACGAATATTAAAGGCTTCTAAAAAGCAGTTGTCTAGCATCCGAGATTACTGGAGAGATTAG
- a CDS encoding glycosyltransferase family 4 protein, whose translation MENEKLRVNMLSSSEKVAGQGVSGAYRELVRLLHRDAKDQLIVTENLPVEADVTHFHTIDFPYYLSTFQKKRSGRKIGYVHFLPDTLEGSLKIPFFLKGIIKCYVFSFYNRMEHLVVVNPMFIEDLVAAGIPREKVTYIPNFVNKEKWHPLPADQVAKLRQEMDLAENQFVVVGAGQVQKRKGIDDFIRLAEELPEITFIWAGGFSFGGITDGYERYKKIMDNPPKNLIFPGIVSPERMRELYAMADLFLLPSYNELFPMTILEAASCEAPIMLRDLDLYKVILEGNYRATSDVSEMREAILEYKNDQEALKDLKEKAREISKEYSEEHLLEIWLKFYREQAALGKK comes from the coding sequence ATGGAAAACGAAAAATTGCGTGTCAATATGCTAAGTTCAAGTGAAAAAGTGGCTGGTCAAGGGGTATCAGGAGCCTACCGTGAGTTGGTACGTCTCCTTCACCGCGATGCCAAAGACCAGTTGATTGTTACGGAGAATCTTCCTGTAGAGGCAGATGTAACTCATTTTCACACCATTGATTTCCCTTATTATTTATCTACATTTCAAAAGAAGCGATCTGGGAGAAAAATTGGCTATGTGCATTTTTTGCCTGATACGCTTGAGGGGAGTTTGAAAATTCCATTTTTCTTAAAGGGAATTATCAAATGCTATGTTTTTTCATTTTACAACCGAATGGAACACTTGGTGGTGGTTAATCCCATGTTTATCGAGGATTTAGTAGCAGCTGGTATTCCACGTGAAAAAGTAACTTATATTCCAAACTTTGTAAATAAGGAAAAATGGCATCCACTACCAGCTGACCAAGTAGCAAAACTTCGTCAGGAAATGGATTTAGCTGAGAATCAGTTTGTTGTTGTCGGTGCAGGTCAGGTTCAGAAACGTAAAGGGATTGATGATTTTATCCGTCTTGCTGAGGAATTGCCAGAAATTACTTTTATCTGGGCTGGTGGTTTTTCATTTGGTGGAATAACAGATGGTTATGAACGCTATAAAAAAATCATGGACAATCCACCTAAAAATCTAATTTTCCCCGGAATTGTGTCACCGGAACGGATGCGGGAACTTTACGCTATGGCGGATCTGTTCTTGCTACCAAGTTACAACGAATTATTCCCTATGACCATCTTAGAGGCGGCAAGTTGCGAGGCGCCGATTATGTTAAGGGATTTGGACTTGTATAAGGTCATCCTTGAAGGGAATTATCGTGCTACAAGTGATGTTTCTGAGATGAGAGAAGCAATCCTAGAATACAAGAATGACCAGGAAGCCTTAAAAGACTTGAAAGAAAAAGCTCGCGAGATCTCCAAAGAGTACTCTGAGGAGCATTTGTTGGAAATCTGGTTAAAATTTTATCGAGAACAGGCTGCTTTGGGCAAAAAGTGA
- a CDS encoding metal-sulfur cluster assembly factor — protein MAYTEEQIETIKTRILNALEEVIDPELGIDIVNLGLIYEIRFDGETGHTEIDMTLTTMGCPLADLLTDQIHDAMTDVPEVTNTEVKLVWYPAWTVEKMSRYARIALGIK, from the coding sequence ATGGCTTATACAGAAGAGCAAATTGAAACGATCAAAACACGCATTTTAAATGCTTTGGAAGAAGTCATCGACCCTGAGTTGGGGATTGATATTGTAAACCTAGGTTTGATTTATGAAATTCGTTTTGATGGTGAAACAGGTCACACTGAAATTGATATGACCTTGACAACTATGGGTTGCCCACTGGCTGACCTTTTGACAGACCAGATACACGATGCGATGACAGATGTGCCTGAGGTAACTAATACCGAGGTCAAATTGGTCTGGTATCCAGCTTGGACTGTTGAAAAAATGAGTCGCTATGCACGTATCGCCCTGGGAATTAAGTAA
- the rpoD gene encoding RNA polymerase sigma factor RpoD: MATKQKEVTTFDVQVADFIRNHKKTGTATDDEINSSLVIPFTLDADGIEDLLQRIQDAGISITDNEGNPSARVLSTEEEPELSDEDLIGSTSAKVNDPVRMYLKEIGVVPLLTNEEEKELALAVEAGDIEAKQRLAEANLRLVVSIAKRYVGRGMQFLDLIQEGNMGLMKAVDKFDYSKGFKFSTYATWWIRQAITRAIADQARTIRIPVHMVETINKLVREQRNLLQELGQDPTPEQIAERMDMTPDKVREILKIAQEPVSLETPIGEEDDSHLGDFIEDEVIENPVDYTTRIVLREQLDEVLDTLTDREENVLRLRFGLDDGKMRTLEDVGKVFNVTRERIRQIEAKALRKLRQPSRSKPLRDFIED, from the coding sequence ATGGCAACAAAACAAAAAGAAGTAACTACATTTGATGTGCAAGTAGCAGACTTTATCCGTAACCACAAAAAAACAGGAACAGCAACAGATGATGAAATCAACTCAAGTCTGGTGATTCCTTTTACCCTAGATGCAGACGGGATTGAAGACCTTTTGCAACGGATTCAGGATGCTGGAATTTCTATCACAGACAACGAAGGAAATCCAAGTGCGCGTGTTCTTAGTACAGAAGAAGAACCAGAACTCAGTGATGAGGACTTGATTGGCTCAACTTCTGCCAAGGTTAATGACCCTGTCCGTATGTATTTGAAGGAAATCGGGGTTGTTCCTCTCTTGACCAACGAAGAGGAAAAAGAATTGGCCCTAGCAGTTGAAGCAGGTGATATCGAAGCTAAACAACGTCTTGCAGAAGCCAACCTTCGTTTGGTGGTTTCTATCGCTAAGCGCTACGTAGGGCGTGGCATGCAGTTTCTTGACTTGATCCAAGAAGGAAACATGGGCTTGATGAAGGCTGTTGACAAGTTTGACTATTCAAAAGGATTCAAGTTTTCAACTTATGCAACTTGGTGGATTCGTCAGGCAATCACTCGTGCCATCGCTGATCAGGCTCGTACTATTCGTATTCCTGTTCACATGGTTGAAACGATTAACAAGCTAGTCCGTGAGCAGCGTAATCTTCTTCAAGAATTGGGACAAGATCCAACACCTGAACAAATCGCTGAGCGTATGGATATGACACCTGACAAGGTGCGTGAAATCTTGAAAATCGCTCAAGAACCAGTATCGCTTGAAACACCGATTGGTGAAGAGGACGATAGTCATCTTGGGGACTTTATCGAAGACGAAGTGATTGAAAATCCAGTAGACTACACAACTCGTATCGTCTTGCGTGAGCAGTTGGATGAGGTTTTGGATACTCTTACAGATCGTGAAGAAAACGTTCTGCGCCTTCGTTTCGGACTAGATGATGGGAAAATGCGTACTCTTGAAGATGTTGGGAAAGTCTTTAACGTGACTCGTGAGCGTATTCGTCAGATCGAGGCCAAGGCTTTGAGAAAATTGCGTCAACCAAGTCGCAGCAAACCCCTTCGTGATTTTATTGAAGACTAA
- the dnaG gene encoding DNA primase, producing MVDKQVIEEIKNNANIVEVIGDVISLQKAGRNYLGLCPFHGEKTPSFNVVEDKQFYHCFGCGRSGDVFKFIEEYQGVSFMEAVQLLGERVGIQLAMPVQSRPQQASPHQALYDMHEEAARFYHAILMTTKMGEEARAYLYKRGLTDDVLKHFQIGLAPAERTYLYQRLADKFEEKDLLDSGLFYLSDGNQFYDTFFGRIIFPLTNDKGQVIAFSGRVWQETDTQTAKYKNSRSTAIFNKSYELYHLDRAKKGTGKITELYLMEGFMDVIAAYRAGIENAVASMGTALSKEHVDHLKRFTKKIVLSYDGDKAGQAATAKALEELKDFSVEVVRVPDAMDPDEYLQKNSAEDLAYLLTKTRISPIEFYIHQLKPENSDNLQAQIEFIEKIAPLIAKEKSITAQNSYIHILADNLPSFDYQQVEQIVNESRIVQRQERVKEHPKPATISLPVTRQLTSVMRAEAHLLYRMAENPLVLNDYRLRENFFFDTPEFQILYELLSVEGEIGSEELSHQTPEVENAWYHVLSLDLPAEMSPQELAEVEATRNRALLSKDNLRIKKKVQEASHVGDTDTALEELQRLISQKRRME from the coding sequence ATGGTTGACAAGCAAGTCATTGAAGAAATCAAAAACAATGCCAACATTGTGGAAGTCATAGGTGACGTGATTTCTTTACAAAAGGCTGGACGGAACTATTTGGGGCTCTGTCCTTTTCATGGTGAAAAGACCCCCTCTTTCAACGTTGTGGAAGACAAGCAGTTTTATCACTGTTTTGGATGTGGTCGTTCAGGAGATGTCTTTAAGTTCATCGAAGAATACCAAGGCGTGTCCTTCATGGAAGCCGTTCAGCTCTTAGGAGAGCGCGTCGGTATTCAACTAGCCATGCCTGTCCAGTCTCGTCCTCAACAAGCTTCTCCCCATCAAGCTCTATATGATATGCATGAAGAAGCTGCCCGTTTTTACCATGCAATCCTCATGACGACCAAGATGGGAGAAGAAGCAAGGGCTTATCTATATAAACGAGGCTTGACGGATGATGTTCTGAAGCATTTCCAGATTGGACTGGCTCCGGCAGAGAGAACCTATCTCTATCAACGTTTGGCTGATAAGTTTGAGGAAAAGGATTTATTGGATTCGGGCTTGTTTTATCTGTCAGATGGCAATCAATTTTATGATACTTTTTTTGGACGTATCATCTTTCCTTTAACCAATGACAAGGGGCAGGTTATTGCCTTTTCTGGTCGTGTCTGGCAAGAAACTGATACTCAGACTGCTAAGTACAAAAATAGTCGCTCGACTGCAATTTTTAACAAGAGTTACGAATTGTATCATTTGGACAGGGCAAAAAAGGGAACAGGTAAGATTACAGAACTCTACCTGATGGAAGGCTTCATGGATGTGATCGCAGCCTACCGTGCTGGTATAGAAAATGCTGTAGCTTCCATGGGAACAGCCTTAAGCAAGGAGCATGTTGACCACCTCAAACGCTTTACTAAAAAAATTGTTCTCAGCTATGATGGCGACAAGGCAGGGCAGGCAGCAACAGCCAAGGCTTTAGAGGAGTTAAAAGACTTTTCAGTGGAGGTTGTTCGAGTACCTGATGCCATGGACCCAGATGAGTATTTACAAAAGAATTCTGCTGAAGACCTAGCTTACCTCTTAACAAAGACTCGTATCAGTCCCATAGAGTTCTATATTCACCAACTCAAACCTGAAAATAGTGATAACTTGCAGGCGCAAATCGAGTTCATTGAAAAGATTGCGCCCTTAATTGCCAAAGAAAAGTCTATCACTGCCCAGAATTCTTATATCCACATTCTGGCGGACAATCTACCTTCTTTTGATTACCAACAGGTAGAGCAAATTGTAAATGAAAGTCGGATTGTTCAGAGACAGGAGAGAGTCAAAGAACATCCTAAACCAGCAACGATTAGTTTACCTGTGACGCGGCAACTGACATCAGTCATGAGAGCAGAGGCTCATCTCCTTTATAGGATGGCTGAGAATCCACTTGTTTTAAATGACTACCGCTTAAGAGAGAATTTTTTCTTTGATACCCCAGAATTTCAGATTCTTTACGAATTATTAAGTGTAGAGGGAGAAATCGGATCAGAGGAACTTTCTCATCAGACTCCTGAGGTTGAAAATGCTTGGTACCACGTGCTTAGCTTGGATTTGCCAGCTGAGATGTCGCCTCAAGAGCTAGCGGAGGTCGAAGCGACTCGAAACCGTGCCCTCCTCAGCAAGGACAACTTACGAATTAAAAAGAAAGTGCAGGAAGCTAGTCATGTAGGAGATACAGACACAGCCTTGGAAGAATTGCAACGATTGATTTCCCAAAAGAGAAGAATGGAGTAA
- a CDS encoding ABC transporter ATP-binding protein, giving the protein MTAIVELKNATKVITNGFDEEKIILNDVSLEIFEHDFITILGGNGAGKSTLFNTIAGTLPLTSGSIRIMGENVTHFSPEKRAKYLSRVFQDPKMGTAPRMTVAENLLIAKFRGEKRGLLPRRLSSHREEFQATIEKVGNGLEKHLDTPIEFLSGGQRQALSLLMATLKRPELLLLDEHTAALDPKTSVALMELTDDFVSKDHLTALMITHHMEDALKYGNRLIVMKEGRIIQDLNKEEKAKMKISDYYQLFE; this is encoded by the coding sequence ATGACAGCAATTGTAGAATTAAAAAATGCTACCAAAGTCATCACGAATGGCTTTGATGAGGAAAAAATCATTCTGAATGATGTTTCTCTTGAAATTTTCGAACATGATTTCATTACTATCCTAGGTGGAAATGGAGCAGGGAAGTCAACGCTTTTTAACACTATTGCAGGTACCTTACCTTTAACAAGTGGAAGTATCCGTATCATGGGCGAGAACGTGACGCATTTTTCACCTGAAAAGCGGGCTAAGTACCTGTCTCGTGTCTTTCAGGATCCTAAGATGGGTACGGCTCCTCGTATGACGGTGGCGGAAAATCTCTTAATTGCCAAGTTTCGTGGTGAGAAGAGAGGACTCCTTCCTAGGAGACTCTCAAGTCATAGGGAAGAATTTCAGGCTACCATTGAAAAAGTGGGGAATGGCCTTGAAAAACATCTAGATACTCCGATTGAATTTCTATCAGGTGGACAACGTCAGGCCTTGAGTCTCTTGATGGCAACCTTGAAGCGACCTGAGTTGCTCTTGTTGGATGAACACACAGCAGCCCTTGACCCAAAAACAAGTGTGGCCTTGATGGAATTAACAGATGACTTTGTCAGCAAGGACCATCTAACAGCCTTGATGATTACCCATCATATGGAGGATGCACTGAAGTATGGCAATCGTCTGATAGTCATGAAGGAAGGCCGTATCATCCAAGACCTCAATAAAGAAGAAAAAGCTAAGATGAAAATCTCAGACTACTATCAATTATTTGAATAG